TGGCTGAGCACCACCAGCCCCCACGGACCGACAGCCTGTGGCCGGTAGATATGGCCTGCAAGCTCTGCGGTGTGCGCGGGCGATGCACCAGCAGCAGGCACGGCGACGGGAATACGCACATCCACTTGCTGCACAGCAAGCTCTGCCCTTGCCGCCATGGGCAAAGCCAGCAGCAGTGACGAGAGAGCGATGAAAAAATGGTGGCGCATCATGATCTGTAACTCGGCGTTTTTTTACATGCGGAAGACGCCGAACCGGGTGTCTTCAATCGGTGCGTTGCGCGATGCCGCCAGGCCCAGCGCCAGCACGCGGCGCGTGTCAGCCGGGTCGATCACGCCGTCATCCCACAGGCGGGCCGTGGCGTAGTAAGGATGACCCTGGTCTTCATACTGCTGGCGAATCGGGGCCTTGAAGCCCTCTTCCTCCTCGGCGCTCCAGCTGCCGCCCTTGGATTCAATACCGTCGCGTTTGACGGTGGCCAGCACGCTGGCGGCCTGCTCGCCGCCCATGACGCTGATGCGCGCGTTTGGCCACATCCACAAAAAGCGCGGCGAATAAGCGCGACCGCACATGCCGTAGTTGCCCGCGCCAAAGCTGCCGCCAATGATGATGGTGAACTTGGGCACCGCCGCCGTGGCCACAGCCGTCACCAGCTTGGCACCGTGGCGGGCAATGCCTTCGTTCTCGTACTTGCGGCCCACCATGAAGCCGGTGATGTTCTGCAAAAACACCAGCGGCACCTTGCGCTGGCAGCACAGCTCAATAAAGTGCGCTCCCTTGACGGCCGATTCGCTGAACAAAATGCCGTTGTTGGCAATGATGCCGACCTGCATGCCTTCAATGCGCGCAAAGCCGCAAACCAGCGTGTTGCCAAAGCGCGCCTTGAATTCATCGAACTGGCTGCCGTCCACGATGCGCGCAATGATCTCGCGCACATCAAAAGGTTTGCGGGTATCGACGGGGATCACGCCATACAGCTCATCGCTCTCAAAAAGAGGAGCTGCTGGCGCTTGATCTGCGTTGGCTTGCGGCTTGTTTCTATTCAAATTGGCAACGGCCTGGCGTGCCAGCGCCAGCGCGTGCAAATCGTTCTCGGCCAGATGATCGGCCACGCCAGACAGGCGCGTATGCACATCGCCGCCGCCCAGATCCTCGGCGCTGACCACCTCGCCCGTGGCGGCCTTCACCAGCGGCGGGCCACCGAGAAAAATTGTGCCCTGATTTTTGACGATGATGGACTCGTCGCTCATGGCCGGCACATAGGCGCCACCGGCCGTGCAACTGCCCATGACCACCGCGATCTGCGAGATGCCCTGCGCGCTCATATTGGCCTGGTTGAAGAAGATGCGGCCAAAGTGTTCGCGGTCGGGGAAGACCTCATCCTGATTGGGAAGGTTGGCACCGCCCGAGTCCACCAGATAAATGCAGGGCAGATGGTTCTGTGCCGCAACTTCCTGCGCGCGCAGGTGCTTCTTCACCGTCATGGGGTAGTAGGTTCCGCCCTTCACGGTAGCGTCGTTGCAGACGATCATGCAGTCCACACCGCTGACGCGGCCTACACCGGCGATAACGCCCGCACCCGGCGCATCGTTGCCGTACATATTGAGCGCAGCCAGTGGCGAGAGCTCCAAAAACGGCGTACCCGCATCCAGCAGGCGCTGCACACGCTCGCGGGGCAGCAGCTTGCCGCGTGCCACATGCTTGGCGCGGGCAGCTTCATTGCCGCCCAGCGCGTTCAGGTCGCAGCGCGCATGCAGATCATTCACCAGCGTCTGCATGGCGGCGGCGTTGGCCAGAAAGTCCGCAGAACGCGAATTCAGTTGTGTCCCCAGAATGCTCATTGCTTGCCTTTTGAAGGTTGGGCTCTCAGAGCGATCACGCTCCACTAGCTTGTTTTTTCTGCCCCTGCTTGTCGCTCAGGCGGTCTTGATCACACGCAAATCCAGCAACTCGATCATCTCGTCGCGAATCTTGAATTTCTGAATCTTTCCCGTCACCGTCATCGGGAAGGCTTGCACAAAACGTATGTAGCGCGGCACCTTGTAGTGCGCAATCTGGCCCTTGCAGAACTCGCGCAGCTCGTCCTCTGTCAGCGCCTGCCCGGGCTTGGTGATGACCCATGCGCACAGCTCCTCGCCATAACGCACATCGGGCACGCCCACCACCTGCACATCCTGCACCTTGGGGTGGCGGTAGAGAAACTCCTCAATCTCACGCGGGTAGATGTTCTCGCCACCGCGAATCACCATGTCTTTGATGCGCCCCACGATGTTGACGTAACCCTGCTCATCCATGGTCGCCAGATCGCCGGTGTGCATCCACTGCTCATCGTCAATGGCTTCGTGGGTCTTTGCCTCATCACCCCAGTAGCCATGCATGACGGAATAACCTCGCGTACACAGCTCGCCTGATACACCGGGCTGCGTGATCTCGCCCGTCACCGGGTCGACCATCTTCACTTCCAGATGCGGCTGCACCTTGCCCACAGTCGAGACGCGTTTTTCCAGCGGCGTATCGGCATCGCTCTGGCAGCTGACGGGGCTGGTCTCGGTCATGCCGTAGGCGATGGTGATCTCGCTCAGGTGCATATCGCGCACCACGCGCTTCATCACCTCGGTGGGGCACGGTGATCCGGCCATGATGCCGGTGCGCAAGGTGGACAGATCAAACTCCGCAAAGCGCGGGTGATCCAGCTCGGCAATAAACATGGTGGGCACGCCATGCAGGCCTGTGCATTTCTCGGCCTGCACGGTCTCCAGCACGGTGAGGGGATCGAAGCCGTCGTTCGGGTAGACGACGGTCGAGCCATGCGTGAAGCAAGCCAGATTGCCCAGCACCATGCCAAAGCAGTGGTACAGCGGCACAGGAATGCAGAGCCGGTCTTCGGGCGTCAGTCTCATGCATTCGCCGATGAAGAAGCCGTTGTTCAGAATATTGCGATGCGTCAGCGTCGCCCCCTTGGGGAAGCCCGTGGTGCCGCTGGTGAACTGAATGTTGATGGGGTCGTTGTTGCTGAGCGTGGCAGCAATAGCGTTAATGCGCTCATCCCCGCTCTCACCTTGCGCCATCAGCTCTGAAAAACGCAGCATTCCGGACTGCTCGTCACCTTGGCCCGCCACATCAATCCAGATCACGGTGCGCAGCTCGGGCAAGCGCTTGGCCTGCAACTGGCCGGGCTCGCTGGTCAGCAGCTCAGGAGCCAGTTCGCGCAGCATTCCAAGGTAGTCGCTGGTCTTGAATTGCGGCATGGCAACCAGCGCTTTGCATCCCACTTTGTTGAGCGCGTATTCCACCTCGGTCGTGCGATACGCCGGGTTGATGTTGACCAGAATAAGTCCCACCTGCGCAGTCGCCAGTTGCAGCAGAACCCACTGCGCATTGTTGTGGCTCCAGATGCCAACGCGGTCGCCTTTGACCAAGCCCAGATTCAGCAAGGCACTGGCCAGCTGGCGCGAGGCAGCATGCAGCTGCCCATAGCTGTAACGCAGGCCTTGATGGCGGCTGACGAGCGCATCACGGCTGCCCTGGCGCTGCGCCATGTCGGCAAAAAAATCGCCAATGGTCTGTTCAATCAACGGCACATCTGTACGCCCTTTGGCGTAGCTGGCGGTCAGCACGTTTACTTGCGATGGCATCACGGGTCTCCTCGGCACCGAATTCAGCCCAGAATAAGGGCAAGCCCTGTTCAGATAAAGTCAGACAGGTTGCAATAATTGCCAAATGCTGACGCCTTCACTGATCAAGACTCCACTGCCACACCATGCCAGTTCCGTGCTCAAATCGCACCCGGCAATTACCCCCATGGCGTTTGTTCAACCCATCGTCCGGGCCTATGAGCAAAGGCAGATGTCGCCGCTGGCTGCACTTGAAAAGGCACAAATCCCGCCAAGCCTGGTAAACAATGCGAGCGAGTGCATCACGGCCTTGCAGATGGAGGCCCTTTCAGACGCCGCCATGCGCGAGCTGGACGATGAAGGACTGGGCTGGTTCGAGCGCCGCCTGCCCTGGGGCAGCTACGGCATGCTGGCGCGCGCCAGCATCAGCGCACCCAATCTCGGTCTGGCTCTGGCGCGCTGGTGCCGCCACCACGGGCTGATTACGGGCGACATTCAGCTGCAGCTCAGCGAGCAGGCTGGTACGGCCACACTCACCCTGCATGAAAGCCGTGCGCTGGGTGCCATGCGCGAGTTCTGCATGGTGTCAGTGCTGCGCAATATTCATGGTTTTGCCAGCTGGCTCATCAACGAACCCATCAGCCTGCAGCACGCCAGCTTTCCGTTTGCCACACCGGCCCATGCCAATGTCTACAAGGTGCTGTTTGCGCCGGGCAGCATCGGGTTTGATGCGCCGGTTGCCAGCCTGCAGTTTGAGGCGCGCTGGCTGCAGGCCCCGCTGGCGCGCGATGAGGCCGCGCTGAACCACATGCTGCAGCGCGCACTGCCCATACAGGTACGCCCCTATCAGCGCGAGAAAACACTGGTGCAGCGCGTGCGCCAGCTGCTGGCCGCCGGTGGTGAAGAGCAGCAGACGGCCGAGACACTCTCGCGCCAGTTGCATCTGTCGCAGCGCAGCCTGCACCGCCAGCTCAAAGAAGAGGGTATTTCGCTGCAGGCGCTGAAGGATGACATTCGACGTGAGCGTGCGATTGCACTGCTGCTGCGCACCAGCCGTCCCATCAAGCGCGTGGCGCAGGCATGCGGCTTTATGAACGACAAAAGTTTTATCCGCGCCTTTAGGCTGTGGACGGGACTATCGCCCTCAGAATTTCGCAAGACCGCCGGTCAACGCGCCGCATAAGCCAAGGAGCCAGCATGCAAGAGTCCACAGAGAAATGGCAAGCCATCACAGATGGGGTATGGAGTCTCCACTATCCATTTACCAATGCAGGAATGAAGGTCAGCACGCGCATGACCGTGATACGACTGGCTGATGGCAGCCTGTTCTCGCACTCCGCCGTGCCGCTGTCGCCAGCACAAAAAGCGGCGCTCGACGCCATCGGGCCGCTGCGCCACATCGTCGCCCCCAGCGCCATGCACCATCTGTTTGTTGGCAAGCTGGCCAAACTTTATCCACAGGCCCGGCTCTATGGAACAGCGGGCGTGCTGCGCAAGCACCCCGATCAGCCACTGCTGGAGCCATTACCCGCCAACGACGAAGCGCCCTGGGCGGGCGAGCTGCAATGCATTTATCTGGACGGCTTTGCGCTGCTGGATGAAACGCTGTGGTTTCACCCCGCCAGCGGCAGCCTGATTGCCACCGATGTGCTGCAATGCTGGCAAGGGCCGCTGAGCCTGCCGGTGCGCATGTATCTGGGGCTGACGGGCGGGCATGAGCGCCTGACCGTGCCACGCACCGTGCGCCTGCTGGTCAGGGACAAAGCCGCCATGCGCACGTGGGTCCAGCAGGTCAAAAACCTGCCCGTGCAGCGCGTAATACTGCTGCACAACAGCGTTATTGATGATCAGCCCATGCAGCGCCTGCGCGAGGCGCTATCAATCTGGGACTGATCAACGATCTGCTTTACTGGATTTCGTGCTCGTAGCCATCGCCCGCAAGCATGCTGGCCGCGCTCTTGCGCACCGCATCAAACATGGCGGGCAAGTCGCCCATGTCGCCAAACACGCAGGCAGCACCGGCCTCCAGCAATTGCTCTGCCGATGCGTGCCCCTGATCCGCAGGGAAGTAACCCCAGACGGTTGCGCCCGCAGCGACGCCCGCCTGCACGCCCGTCACCGTGTCTTCCACAACCAGGCACTTGGCAGGGTCTGCATCCAGCGCCTTGGCTGCTGCCAGATACACATCGGGGAAGGGCTTGCTGCGCGGCATCTCATGGCCGCTGTAAACATGGCCTTCAAAGTACCCAGCCATACCGACCTTGGCCAGCTGCATCTCCACCTTGGCGCGGTCTGCACCCGAGGCGCAGGCAATACGCCCATTGCACATCGCATGCAACTGCTTGACTGCCTCCAACGCGCCATCAATCGCCACCAGCTCGGCATTCAAGGCGGCGTTGCGGCGGTCGTAAAACTCGGCCATCCATGCATCGGTCAAAGGCTTTCCGGTGTGGGCTTCGATCACCGCTGCCTGGCTGCGCACCGTCTTGCCGATGAAGTCACGCGTGCACTGCTCCTGGCTGATGGCCCAGCCCGATTCGTTGAGCATGGTGCACAGCACGCGGTTGGTGATGGATTCGCTGTCGACCAGCACGCCATCACAGTCAAAAAGCACAGCATCAAAAGCAGTCATGGAAACATCACCAGCGCATCGTCGGATGCAAAAAAGGCGCCCAGCGGCGCCTCGGATCAAGAAACTGAGGGCAATATTATGCGCTCACGCCCTTTTCAAGTTCAGGGGAAGGACACTCCGGCCAGCGGATGAATCATCCACGCGCTATTCTTGACGTAGATGGTGCTGGTCTTATTGTCGGCGGTCATGATGCCGCTGAAGTAGAAAAAGCCTTTAGCCGCATTGGCATTCATATTGCTCAGCTGGGTCGTGAGCGCGTCATTGACTGACGATGCCTCGACCAGATATTCAATGGCACCGTTCTGTGCCGAGCTTTTCTCGAAGACATCCACATAGTTCATGTTCATCGGGTCGCTACCCAGCCCCTGCGTGCCGCGAATGAACCAGCCGTCCGCACCCTTTTGGGCCAGGCTCGTTCTCATTGCTGCAGCATCGGCAGCCGAGGAAGGGCTGCTGAGTTTGTCGACCTGGTAGCTGTAGGTAACGCTGTCATTGCGCTTGGCATACAGACTGAACAGTTCGTTGTTGATGATCTGAGGACCCAGATAACGATAGCCTTCGGCGCCTTGGCTGTTCAGCTCTGCGGCAAAGTCTTCGGCGGTCGTTCCCACAGGTGTCACCGCTCTGTAGCTGAACTGGTCGCTACGGCTGTTGTCCTTGACATAGACGCTGCGGATGTCGCTGATATCGCTGAACACCGCATCGGACTTGTACATATAGCCGCTGCTGCCCTGTTGATTCAGCTGTGCCAGAAAGCCGATGCGCGATGGCTGCGCCGCAGGATTGACATAGCTGAACTTGCGCCCTGCATGCGCAGTATCTGTAAGGTAGAAGTCGCCGATCTCCGCGCCGGTCGCAGAAATCGAGCCCGCCAGCGAGCTGAACAGCGCATAGCCGTCGGCACCCATGCTGTTGGCGGCATCCAACATCTGCGCATGGCTGCTAGCGGTCTGGCCGCCCAACTTGTAGGTCCCCGTGACGGCCTGATTGCCAGTGCCACCACCATTACCGCCTCCGTTATCGCCTCCACCGCTGCCTCCGCCAGAGTTGCCGCCCGATCCCCCATCCGAACCACCGCCAATGGCCCCTCCGTCATTCCCGCCGTCACCACCACCGCAGGCGGCCAGGCTAGCTAGCATCAGCAAGGCTGCGCTTCTACGGGTCAGTTGGACTGATGTCATTTATGCTCTCCTCGTACTTATTTCAGAACGTAAAACCGGCTACAGGACACCGGTTGCCCCGCCACAATTGTCTGAATCCAGACACAACGGCGTTACCCCTCCCAAGGGGGGTATTTGTTACCGCTTACCGATTTCTGTACTGACAGATTCGCTCCGATAAAGCACAAGACATGTCCCAGACGGCTTCCTCTGCAATGTTTTCTCAAACGACTTCACAGGCCTACGCACTGGTGATCGACGACCACCCCCTCGTCGCCCAAGGGGCCCGGCATATGCTGCTGCAACTGCCTCACTTCAAGCGTGTGCTGACGGCCGAAAGCGGCAATCAGGCCCTGACACTGATGGCCAGCGAAGGAGCGCCGCTATTGACCGTGGTCGATTTCTGGCTGGATGAAGACGACGCCACACGTTTCATCAAAGACATGCTGAGCCTGGCTCCGGCCACGCGCATTCTGATGACCAGCGGAGACAGGCATCCGGCCATCGCCAGCAAAGCCCGTGCAGCCGGGGCGCACGGCTTTGTGGCCAAAGCGCGGTCCACAGATGATTTTTTGGCCGCCGTGCAGGCGCTGTTGTCCGGCGGTCAATGGTTCGAAATGCCCGAGCACCTTCGTCCTGCTAGCGCCGAGACCCACCCGCTTCGAATGACGGCCAGAGAACTCGGCATCACCGCCCGCCAGGCCCAGGTACTAACCCTCGTGCTGCGAGGCAAACCCAATCGTGCGATTGCGCAAGCCCTGAGTCTGTCGGAGCACACGGTCAAGGAGCATGTGACGGCGGTCCTGCAACGGCTTGGGGCGGCCAACCGGGTCGAGCTGTTCACCAAGCTGCGCGGGGTGGAGCTCAGCGACGATCAGGCATTGGACAGCTGAGCAAAGCAACGCGCGAGGATGGCGTGCAACTCCTGTGGTTGCAATGGCTTGGGCAATACCAGATAGCCTTGCTCCTGTGCCTGCTCCAGTGCAGCCATGTCGCCACTCATGAGGGCACCGCTGGCCTGCGGCAGACCATCCAGCACTTGCTGCAGCACATCAAACCCCTGTTCGCTACCGTCCAGTTGCTGGTCGCACAACACGAAGTCCGGCAACCAGCCGCTGCCCAGCACTGTCCACACCTGCCGACCCGAGCGCACCCAGCGCACCTCAACACCCCATGCCTGCAGAATGCGCTCCATGGCCTGACCCACTAGTGCCTCGTTGTCCAGCACCAGGCAGCGCCCCTGCAAACGGGCCAGTTTTCCAGCTCCCGTACGGCCATCCAGACTGCTGGCATCAACGACTGCAGGCATCTCTGGCTGCTGCGGCCAGTGCAACCAGAAACAGGAACCGCTTTCCAGACGGGACTGCACACCATAGTCCACTCCCAGATATTCTGCCGCCAACGCCACCACGGACAACCCAAGACCATGCCCACGCAAACCTGGCGGCAAACCAGGGTGCGATTCATGCTCCTGACTGGAGGAAGCACGATAGTGACGGCTGAAGATCCTGGTCTGCTCCTCAGCCGCTATGCCTGACCCTGTGTCCCAGACCTGCAGCTGCCAGCGTCCCTGTCTGCGCCGACAGCCCAGCAGCACGCCGCCACTGGCCGTATAGCGCAAAGCGTTCTGCACCAGGTTGAACACCATCTGCCGCAGCAAGGCCGGATCGGCATGCAGCACTGCCGCTTGCCGCCGGGGCGTGAAGATGGAAAGTGTCAATCCGCGTTGGGCCGCGTCATGGGCGAACATACGTCGCGCCTCTTCAAACACCTGAGCCACTGCGACAGCCTGCGGGTGCTGGACAAAGGTGCAACTTTCGAGACGCGACAGATCCAGCAAGTCATTGAACATGCCTCCCAGATCACGGGCGCAATCCTGAACATCATCCAGCAAACCCGCTACTTCGGCATCGCAATTGCGCTGACGGGTGGCTTCCAGCATCAGTCCCAGGGCATGCAGAGGTTGGCGCAGGTCATGGCTGGCTGCAGAGAGAAACCAGTTTTTCTCGGCCAGCGCATTCTCCGCGTCGACCTTGGCGACTCTGTAGCTGTCGGCCAGGGCCTGGCGCTCACGCTCATGGGCGAGTTGCTGGCGCACAAACTGCCTGGCCCCCCAGGCGTGGCGGCCAATCGTCAGCCCGAACAACAGCAGCAGGGGCAGCAGATAATTGCCCTTGCTCGGAAAATACCACGCCGCCGCAGCCAACATAGGCACGTAGATGCCCGTGAAAAATCCGCCAAAAACAAGGGGCACCGGGGCCAGAAAGGTTGTACCGGACGCCAGCACACCGACCAGAACCAGATAGACAAACAGTCTGAGATCGACATGGCTGGGCGGCCATGTAAACCAGATTGCAGTGGCCCACATCAAACCGTTGATCAGCCCGGCCAACGCCAGCTGGCGCTCCCAGCGCCGCAGCAGGCGCGCATCGGCCTCGTGCCCCTCGAGCGCCCGCCACTGTCGCCGCAGATGCAAACGAAAGCCCATCAACCCCATGGCCATGACCGCCATGAGGCCCCACCAGACCAGCAGCGGAGTCACCAGCGCCGGAGCGCTGCGTGTGGCAAGCCAGAGGATGGCCGGAGGAATCAACAGCGCCGCAATTTCCGAGGAGCCACGCGAAGTCAGCGATTGCAGCAAGCGCAGCCGCGCTCTCAGGTCCACAGTCGTCACGGCGAGCTGATCCACTGACACCTGTATATCAGAACTGGTCGCCATCCACGTAATACCAGCGCCCGGCCTCGCGCACAAAGCGGCTGCGCTCATGCAGGCGCACGGCGCGGCCAGAGATGCGGTAGCGGGCAACGAATTCAACCTCGGCTGCATCCTTACCCGTCACTTTGAACTTCTTGACCTCCAGCCCCAGCCATTTGGTAGAGGCATCAAAATCCAGATCAGCCGGGCGCTGACTTTCATGCCAGGTCGCTTGCAGATAGTTTGGGTTCTCACGCACGAATGCGCTGTAGCGCGAGCGCATCAGCGCCTCGGCATCAGGCGCGGGTTGCATATCCCAATGATCCATATAGCGACCGCAGCAATCGGCATAGGCCAGCAACTTACCTTTGGCATTTTTACGTCCGCAGGGACAGTCCAGCTTGTTTTCGACTTCTTTCACAACACCTCGTTCTCTGCCCTGAAATGAGCTTGGGTCAGCAACGCGATATTGTCAGCCCAATGCGGAGCATGCAGGCTTCGCTTGCGCAGACCCGCACGCAAGCGCAAAGTGCTCGCAGTTCAAAGGAGTATCTATGTTGGCCATGGCGGTTCCCTGGTGGGAGTTTGTGGTTCGCGGCGTCGCCGTCTATCTGTTTTTGCTGGTGTTTCTGCGCATCACCGGCAGGCGCCAGACGGGGCAATACGCCCCCTTTGATCTGGTGCTGCTGCTGATACTTTCCAACGCGGTACAGAACTCCATGAATGCAGGGGATAACTCGCTGATTGGCGGCCTTATCAGCGCCAGCACGCTCATCGCCTGCCATGCCCTGCTCTCGCGCCTGACTTATCACTTTGCCAGTCTGCGCAAACTGGTGAACGGCAAACCCAAGGTCTTGATTCACCAGGGCTTGGTACAGCCCAACCTGATGACGCAAGAGCAGATTACGGCCGAAGACTTGGCGGCCGCCCTTCGTTCCAATGGCTGCCTGAACGCCCATGATGTAGAACGCGCCACCATCGAAACCAATGGTCAGATCACCGTGGTTTTGCGCAAGCGCAGCGCGGCGGACCTGGGCGAAGCCTGAGTTCAGTGCAACTGATCCAGAAACTGCTGGATGGAGGCATTCACAGGCTCTGGGTGCGTGAGATTCGCGGCATGGCCTGCGCCCGCCACATCCATCCACTGGGCATTGGGCAAGGCCTTGAACATGGCCCGCGCACGCTCTACGCTGATCGCCGCATCTTTATCACCATGAATGACCAGCGCAGGCACCTTGATCTCGGCCAGACGCGGACTGATGTCATCACGCAGCGCCAGCGCCACAAAGCTCTGCCCCAGATTGACGGGTGAAGCCTGCTTCCATTTGGCACGCCACTCCGCAGCGCCCTCCCAGCCCTGGCCCAGAATAATCTGCTCCACCGTGCTTGCCATATCGTCTGAAAGGCCATGCTCCATCCACGCTTTGAGCAAGGCCTCGTGATGCGGCAGCAACTCGGGGTCTTCCAGCATGGCTTGCGTGTCTATCAACACCAGCGCACCCACTACCTCAGGGTGAATCAGTGCGCAGCGCAGCGACAGATAGCCGCCTTGCGACATGCCCACCAGCACGGCTTTTTCCACGCCCAAATGCTTGAGCAGCGCCGCCAGATCATCGGCAGAGTCGTAATAGGTGAACGACTCGCAATGCTCGGGATCCGCCGTCTGCCCATGGCCACGCTCGTCCCAGCTGATGCAGCGGTAGCGCCCCTGCAACGCCTGTATCTGCGGCTCGAACATGGAGTGATCCATGAGCAAGCCATGCGAGAACACCAGCGCCGGGCCACGCCCTCCTGTGTCTTCGTAGTAGATGTTCTGGCCATTGACCTGGGCAAAAGGCATGCGCTGGACTCCTGCTTCAAATGGTGGAAACCCTTGGGACACATCGTAGAAGATCGGTCCCGCTGATCACATCCTAGGCAGGCCTTGTGACATCGGCAACCGGCTTGGCCCTAGAGCACCACAATACCGCCCCTGGCGGTTGACAAGTGTGGGCATTTGCGCGCAGCCCGCTTGCAAATCAGGCCAGCGCGCGCTGGATAAGGATTTTTTGCACGTCACTGGTCCCTTCATAAATCTGGCACACACGTACATCGCGGTAAATGCGCTCCACGGGGAAGTCGTTCACCACGCCATAACCACCCAGCGTCTGGATGGCAGCGCTGCACACACGCTCGGCCATTTCGCTGGCAAACAGCTTGGCCATGGCCGCCTCCTTCAAGGATGGCAAACCCGCATCGCGCAGGCTGGCCGCATGCCAGATGAGCTGCCGTGCCGCTTCAATTTGTGTAGCGCATTCAGCAAGCCTGAATCCAACGGCCTGATGATTGAAGATGGGTTGACCAAAGCTCTCGCGCTCTTTGCTGTATTGCAGAGCACATTCAAATGCGGCACGCGCCATGCCCACGCTTTGGGCGGCGATGCCAATGCGCCCGCCTTCCAGGGCGCTCAGGGCAATCTTGTAGCCCTCGCCTTCCGCACCAATCAAGTTGGCAGCGGGAATACGGCAGTTTTCAAAGTTGATCTGCGCCGTATCACTGCTGTGCTGGCCCAGTTTTTCTTCCAGCCGCGCGACCTGATAGCCGGGGTTGCTGGTGGGCACGATAAAGGCGCTCATGCCCTTCTTTCCTGCGGCCTTGTCCGTCACGGCAATGACGATGGCCACATCGCCATTCTTGCCGCTGGTGATGAATTGCTTGACGCCGTTGATGACGTAGTCGTCTCCATCACGCACGGCCGTGGTGCGCAATGCCGAAGCATCTGAGCCCACATGCGGCTCGGTCAGGCAGAAAGCTCCCAGCATCTTGCCTTGCGCAAGAGGGCGCAGCCAGAACTCCTGCTGCTGGGCATTGCCGTATTTCATCAAGATAGCGTTGACCGGGCAGTTGGTCACGCTGATGACGGTGCTGGTGCCGCCGTCGCCCGCTGCAATCTCTTCCAGCACCAGCGCCAGGCTCAGATAGTCCATGCCCGCGCCGCCCAGTTCCTCAGGCACGCAGATGCCGTAAGCGCCCAGTGCGGCCAGCCCCTGATGCACATCTTTGGGAAACTGATGCTCCTTGTCCCAGCGCGCGGCGTGCGGAGTGATTTGCTCACGCACAAAGTCGCGCATGGCATCGCGGATCATTTCCTGGTCCTGGTTCAGCAGCATGAATGTCTCCGATATTGATAGCTGGATGCCTATGTTCTACCCTGGCTCAAGCACCCAAAAGCTCTGTTTTTGTGCCGTCGTAGCGCCATAAGCTGCCACGGTCTTCGGGCTGCACCTGCGCCAGCACATTCATCAGCCCCTTGACGCTATCCGCCAGAGGTACGGTGGCACCGGGGCCGCCCATGTCGGTCTGCGTCCAGCCGGGGTCCAGCGCCAGCA
The sequence above is drawn from the Comamonas sp. 26 genome and encodes:
- a CDS encoding carboxyl transferase domain-containing protein, whose amino-acid sequence is MSILGTQLNSRSADFLANAAAMQTLVNDLHARCDLNALGGNEAARAKHVARGKLLPRERVQRLLDAGTPFLELSPLAALNMYGNDAPGAGVIAGVGRVSGVDCMIVCNDATVKGGTYYPMTVKKHLRAQEVAAQNHLPCIYLVDSGGANLPNQDEVFPDREHFGRIFFNQANMSAQGISQIAVVMGSCTAGGAYVPAMSDESIIVKNQGTIFLGGPPLVKAATGEVVSAEDLGGGDVHTRLSGVADHLAENDLHALALARQAVANLNRNKPQANADQAPAAPLFESDELYGVIPVDTRKPFDVREIIARIVDGSQFDEFKARFGNTLVCGFARIEGMQVGIIANNGILFSESAVKGAHFIELCCQRKVPLVFLQNITGFMVGRKYENEGIARHGAKLVTAVATAAVPKFTIIIGGSFGAGNYGMCGRAYSPRFLWMWPNARISVMGGEQAASVLATVKRDGIESKGGSWSAEEEEGFKAPIRQQYEDQGHPYYATARLWDDGVIDPADTRRVLALGLAASRNAPIEDTRFGVFRM
- a CDS encoding AMP-binding protein; this translates as MPSQVNVLTASYAKGRTDVPLIEQTIGDFFADMAQRQGSRDALVSRHQGLRYSYGQLHAASRQLASALLNLGLVKGDRVGIWSHNNAQWVLLQLATAQVGLILVNINPAYRTTEVEYALNKVGCKALVAMPQFKTSDYLGMLRELAPELLTSEPGQLQAKRLPELRTVIWIDVAGQGDEQSGMLRFSELMAQGESGDERINAIAATLSNNDPINIQFTSGTTGFPKGATLTHRNILNNGFFIGECMRLTPEDRLCIPVPLYHCFGMVLGNLACFTHGSTVVYPNDGFDPLTVLETVQAEKCTGLHGVPTMFIAELDHPRFAEFDLSTLRTGIMAGSPCPTEVMKRVVRDMHLSEITIAYGMTETSPVSCQSDADTPLEKRVSTVGKVQPHLEVKMVDPVTGEITQPGVSGELCTRGYSVMHGYWGDEAKTHEAIDDEQWMHTGDLATMDEQGYVNIVGRIKDMVIRGGENIYPREIEEFLYRHPKVQDVQVVGVPDVRYGEELCAWVITKPGQALTEDELREFCKGQIAHYKVPRYIRFVQAFPMTVTGKIQKFKIRDEMIELLDLRVIKTA
- a CDS encoding AraC family transcriptional regulator, producing the protein MLTPSLIKTPLPHHASSVLKSHPAITPMAFVQPIVRAYEQRQMSPLAALEKAQIPPSLVNNASECITALQMEALSDAAMRELDDEGLGWFERRLPWGSYGMLARASISAPNLGLALARWCRHHGLITGDIQLQLSEQAGTATLTLHESRALGAMREFCMVSVLRNIHGFASWLINEPISLQHASFPFATPAHANVYKVLFAPGSIGFDAPVASLQFEARWLQAPLARDEAALNHMLQRALPIQVRPYQREKTLVQRVRQLLAAGGEEQQTAETLSRQLHLSQRSLHRQLKEEGISLQALKDDIRRERAIALLLRTSRPIKRVAQACGFMNDKSFIRAFRLWTGLSPSEFRKTAGQRAA
- a CDS encoding DUF4336 domain-containing protein — translated: MQESTEKWQAITDGVWSLHYPFTNAGMKVSTRMTVIRLADGSLFSHSAVPLSPAQKAALDAIGPLRHIVAPSAMHHLFVGKLAKLYPQARLYGTAGVLRKHPDQPLLEPLPANDEAPWAGELQCIYLDGFALLDETLWFHPASGSLIATDVLQCWQGPLSLPVRMYLGLTGGHERLTVPRTVRLLVRDKAAMRTWVQQVKNLPVQRVILLHNSVIDDQPMQRLREALSIWD
- a CDS encoding HAD family phosphatase, producing MTAFDAVLFDCDGVLVDSESITNRVLCTMLNESGWAISQEQCTRDFIGKTVRSQAAVIEAHTGKPLTDAWMAEFYDRRNAALNAELVAIDGALEAVKQLHAMCNGRIACASGADRAKVEMQLAKVGMAGYFEGHVYSGHEMPRSKPFPDVYLAAAKALDADPAKCLVVEDTVTGVQAGVAAGATVWGYFPADQGHASAEQLLEAGAACVFGDMGDLPAMFDAVRKSAASMLAGDGYEHEIQ
- a CDS encoding response regulator transcription factor, translating into MSQTASSAMFSQTTSQAYALVIDDHPLVAQGARHMLLQLPHFKRVLTAESGNQALTLMASEGAPLLTVVDFWLDEDDATRFIKDMLSLAPATRILMTSGDRHPAIASKARAAGAHGFVAKARSTDDFLAAVQALLSGGQWFEMPEHLRPASAETHPLRMTARELGITARQAQVLTLVLRGKPNRAIAQALSLSEHTVKEHVTAVLQRLGAANRVELFTKLRGVELSDDQALDS